A stretch of the Cyanobacterium stanieri LEGE 03274 genome encodes the following:
- a CDS encoding bifunctional sterol desaturase/short chain dehydrogenase: MFYNSLIVAGAIALISILVVEIVRDLYHFLAHVWQPLYRLHGWHHRIFKPDLSVKSEEIYRQANWYNDLPESLVMLIFGVIFAQVVIINGIVSENYQWLAWTGCVYTITYSLGAIARGLGIPYADAITDVTHRQGEFQSLPGNLFVNRTYHWRHHFDDQDAYFCGTLTLVDRIMGTALSLKGKKIAVTGASGTLGEALMTQLHQKGAKVTALTSKPQELSIMVDNQPIPINTLTWAVGREEELKELFEKIDILIINHGINVHGDKSPGAIATSYQVNTFSGIKMMELFLETVQTNRQKATKEIWVNTSEAEVNPAFSPLYELSKRTMGDIVTLRRTNAPCVIRKLILGPFKSNLNPIGVMSAPWVAKQIVSLAQRDFRDIIVTINPITYIFFPIKEFTQTVYFKLFTK; the protein is encoded by the coding sequence ATGTTTTATAATTCTTTAATTGTAGCAGGTGCGATCGCCCTTATTTCCATTTTAGTGGTGGAAATAGTTAGGGATTTGTATCATTTCCTTGCCCATGTGTGGCAACCTTTGTATCGTCTCCACGGTTGGCATCATCGTATTTTTAAACCTGATTTGTCGGTAAAAAGCGAGGAAATCTATCGTCAAGCTAACTGGTATAATGATTTACCAGAATCCCTTGTTATGCTTATTTTTGGGGTCATTTTTGCCCAAGTAGTTATCATTAATGGGATAGTGTCCGAAAATTATCAATGGTTGGCATGGACGGGGTGTGTTTATACTATAACCTATAGTTTAGGGGCGATCGCCCGGGGCTTGGGCATACCTTACGCTGATGCCATCACCGATGTTACCCACCGTCAAGGAGAATTTCAAAGTTTACCAGGTAACCTATTCGTAAATCGTACTTACCATTGGCGACACCATTTCGACGATCAAGATGCTTATTTTTGTGGCACACTTACCCTCGTAGATAGAATTATGGGCACTGCACTTTCACTTAAGGGAAAAAAAATTGCCGTCACGGGTGCTAGTGGCACTCTGGGGGAGGCTTTGATGACTCAGTTACATCAAAAAGGGGCAAAGGTAACTGCCCTTACTTCCAAACCTCAAGAATTATCTATCATGGTAGATAATCAGCCTATCCCCATTAATACCCTTACTTGGGCAGTGGGTAGAGAAGAAGAATTAAAAGAACTTTTCGAGAAAATTGATATACTCATTATTAACCATGGTATCAATGTTCATGGTGATAAAAGTCCTGGGGCGATCGCCACTTCCTACCAAGTTAACACCTTTTCAGGTATTAAAATGATGGAATTATTCTTGGAAACAGTGCAAACCAATCGCCAAAAAGCCACCAAGGAAATCTGGGTAAATACCTCCGAAGCCGAAGTAAACCCAGCCTTTAGCCCCCTTTATGAATTAAGTAAACGCACCATGGGCGACATTGTCACCCTAAGACGCACCAACGCCCCCTGCGTCATCAGAAAACTAATTTTAGGCCCTTTTAAAAGTAACCTTAACCCCATCGGGGTAATGTCAGCGCCTTGGGTAGCCAAACAAATCGTTAGCCTTGCCCAAAGAGACTTCCGAGACATCATCGTCACCATCAACCCCATCACCTATATTTTCTTTCCCATCAAAGAATTTACTCAAACCGTTTACTTTAAACTATTTACCAAATAA
- a CDS encoding YggS family pyridoxal phosphate-dependent enzyme gives MIPQIEKIRNNIPNDVRLIAVSKTMPSETIRMAYDGGIRDFAENKLQEALEKQEQLKDLDDICWHFIGHLQSNKAKKAVESFPWIHSIDSLKIAQRINRLAQEAFSQQTIKNLPQVCLQVKILPDESKYGWNVEQLWQDVEAIKQLDSLRLRGLMAILPLGLSKDETLQAFKDVKSLADELKPHFGSDFDQLSMGMSGDYPLAIEAGATMIRLGTILFGKRSTVALR, from the coding sequence ATGATTCCCCAAATAGAAAAAATTAGGAACAATATACCTAATGATGTCCGCTTAATCGCAGTGAGCAAAACTATGCCCTCAGAAACGATCAGGATGGCTTATGATGGGGGTATCCGTGACTTTGCAGAAAACAAACTACAAGAAGCCCTAGAAAAACAAGAACAATTAAAAGACTTAGATGATATTTGTTGGCATTTTATTGGGCATCTACAAAGTAACAAAGCAAAAAAAGCCGTCGAATCTTTCCCCTGGATTCATTCCATTGATAGCTTAAAAATTGCCCAAAGGATTAACCGTTTAGCCCAAGAAGCCTTTTCTCAACAAACAATTAAAAACTTACCCCAAGTATGTTTACAGGTGAAAATATTACCCGATGAATCTAAATACGGTTGGAATGTGGAACAATTATGGCAGGATGTGGAAGCTATTAAACAACTTGATTCGTTGCGATTACGAGGTTTAATGGCAATTTTACCCCTAGGATTATCAAAGGATGAAACCCTACAGGCTTTTAAGGATGTCAAAAGTTTAGCTGATGAATTAAAACCCCATTTTGGCTCAGATTTTGATCAATTATCCATGGGAATGTCGGGGGATTATCCCTTAGCCATTGAAGCCGGGGCCACCATGATTCGTTTGGGTACTATTCTTTTTGGTAAACGTTCCACCGTTGCGCTACGGTGA
- the pdxH gene encoding pyridoxamine 5'-phosphate oxidase has product MGIDYLPSLRENYLKGGLLEKDILPNPFQQFHLWLEEAINAQQKEPNAMTIATINKDGKPSARIVLLKNLDERGFVFFTNYDSQKGQDLTANPYASLVFWWGELERQVRVEGEVEKITPAESDEYFNVRPQGSKLGAWASPQSQVIPNREVLDNNLKNLEEEYQGKTVPRPNHWGGFRVIPQKIEFWQGRANRLHDRLCYTLKDNQWIIERLAP; this is encoded by the coding sequence ATGGGCATCGACTACTTACCATCCCTACGGGAAAACTACCTTAAAGGAGGATTACTCGAAAAAGACATCCTCCCTAATCCCTTCCAACAATTTCACCTCTGGTTAGAAGAAGCCATCAACGCTCAACAAAAAGAGCCTAACGCCATGACTATTGCTACCATCAATAAAGATGGTAAACCCAGCGCCAGAATAGTTTTACTCAAAAATCTGGATGAGCGTGGTTTTGTTTTTTTTACTAACTATGACAGCCAAAAAGGGCAAGATTTAACCGCTAATCCCTATGCTTCCCTTGTGTTTTGGTGGGGAGAATTAGAAAGACAAGTAAGGGTAGAAGGGGAGGTAGAAAAAATTACCCCTGCTGAATCCGATGAATATTTTAATGTGCGCCCCCAAGGCTCAAAATTAGGTGCTTGGGCATCTCCCCAAAGTCAGGTAATCCCTAATCGTGAGGTATTAGATAACAACCTAAAAAACCTCGAGGAGGAATATCAGGGAAAAACCGTGCCACGCCCTAACCATTGGGGAGGATTTCGGGTTATTCCCCAAAAAATTGAATTTTGGCAAGGGAGGGCAAACCGTTTACACGATCGCCTGTGCTACACTCTAAAAGATAACCAGTGGATTATTGAACGTTTAGCACCTTAG